The following proteins come from a genomic window of Tepidiforma thermophila:
- a CDS encoding CRISPR-associated endonuclease Cas3'' yields MPFYARSTGPNGQWQPLRDHLLAVGELAARFAAEAGLDPEPARWAGLLHDLGKYSEEFQEHRLRRRDWVVEHAAHGAAWAVEHNSVEAAFAVAGHHSGLPNKATLVELRHRPERCPVDVGTVMERARRFAALAESEGVFTGAPPATPVPLSYSTGLVKGSCHGRVRHLTVPFAAGTARLWRQLSNV; encoded by the coding sequence GTGCCGTTTTATGCACGTTCGACCGGACCGAACGGCCAATGGCAGCCGCTTCGCGACCACCTGCTCGCCGTTGGCGAGCTGGCGGCGAGGTTTGCGGCCGAAGCCGGGCTCGATCCTGAGCCTGCTCGCTGGGCCGGACTTCTGCACGACCTGGGGAAATACTCCGAGGAGTTCCAGGAGCACCGGCTGCGACGCCGCGACTGGGTGGTCGAACACGCTGCGCACGGGGCGGCGTGGGCGGTGGAGCACAACAGTGTTGAAGCAGCATTTGCGGTCGCGGGGCACCATTCCGGGCTTCCGAATAAAGCTACGCTCGTCGAACTCCGGCATCGGCCGGAGCGGTGTCCGGTCGATGTGGGAACCGTGATGGAGCGGGCACGACGGTTCGCGGCACTTGCCGAAAGCGAGGGTGTGTTTACGGGTGCTCCGCCGGCGACGCCAGTGCCGTTGTCGTACTCGACAGGGCTGGTAAAAGGCTCCTGCCATGGCCGTGTCAGACACCTCACCGTTCCCTTCGCTGCCGGTACAGCACGACTCTGGCGCCAGCTCAGCAATGTCTGA
- the pspAA gene encoding PspA-associated protein PspAA encodes MGRGQWRLDDALIDELNRIDAALDDDINRGDATEFREHLAAMHRLIEERGEPLPADEIVPSDAFVPPVDCSLEELRKLMDPDGLIPGGPAREAVDGR; translated from the coding sequence ATGGGACGCGGCCAGTGGCGGCTCGATGATGCGCTCATCGACGAGCTGAACCGGATTGATGCGGCGCTGGATGATGACATCAACCGCGGGGATGCGACCGAGTTCCGGGAGCACCTTGCGGCGATGCACCGGCTGATCGAGGAGCGCGGCGAGCCGCTGCCGGCGGACGAGATCGTCCCCTCGGACGCATTCGTGCCGCCGGTCGATTGTTCGCTCGAGGAGCTGCGGAAGCTGATGGACCCGGACGGGCTGATCCCGGGCGGCCCGGCAAGGGAGGCTGTCGATGGTCGATGA
- a CDS encoding PspA/IM30 family protein has translation MLKRLAAIFQAKANKALDRLEDPREMLDLSYEKQVEMLRDVKRGIVEVTAARRRLELQAEELRAKLPTFDAQAMQALKNGREDLARIALERKASTQAQIESFEAQVANLRAEQEQLVQAEQRLQAKVEAFRTRKEVLKAQYTAAKATVRIGEAVTGLSEEMTDVGYAIQRAEDRTAQLKSRGQAIQELLESGVLEDSLGGTTGIDRELEALGRQASIDAELERLRAAMAAGKANR, from the coding sequence ATGTTGAAGCGGCTAGCCGCGATCTTCCAGGCCAAGGCGAATAAGGCCCTGGACCGGCTCGAGGACCCGCGCGAGATGCTGGACCTGAGCTACGAGAAGCAGGTCGAGATGCTTCGCGACGTGAAGCGGGGCATCGTCGAGGTGACCGCCGCGCGGCGCCGGCTGGAGCTGCAGGCGGAGGAGCTCCGGGCGAAGCTGCCGACCTTCGATGCGCAGGCCATGCAGGCGCTGAAGAACGGACGCGAAGACCTGGCGCGCATTGCGCTGGAGCGGAAGGCTTCGACACAGGCGCAGATTGAGAGCTTTGAGGCGCAGGTGGCGAACCTGCGGGCGGAACAGGAGCAGCTGGTCCAGGCGGAGCAGCGGCTCCAGGCGAAGGTTGAGGCGTTCCGCACCCGGAAAGAAGTCCTGAAGGCGCAGTACACGGCAGCGAAGGCGACGGTGCGGATCGGCGAGGCCGTGACGGGCCTCTCGGAGGAGATGACGGACGTGGGCTATGCCATCCAGCGGGCGGAGGACCGGACCGCGCAGCTGAAGAGCCGCGGCCAGGCGATCCAGGAGCTGCTGGAGAGCGGGGTGCTGGAGGATTCGCTCGGCGGGACGACGGGGATCGACCGGGAGCTGGAGGCGCTGGGCCGGCAGGCGAGCATCGATGCGGAGCTGGAGCGGCTGCGGGCCGCGATGGCCGCGGGGAAGGCGAACCGATGA
- a CDS encoding TerC family protein, whose product MSDLLPWLIFGGIVAGMLALDLGVFHREAHAVSRREALAWSVAWIALALAFNAGVFFLRGSDAGVEWLTGYLVEKSLSVDNVFVFLLIFGAFAVPPAYQHRVLFWGILGAVVMRGVLIAAAGFLIHTLHFVIYVFGAFLIFTGLKFLKDQEHAPDLETNRFVRLTRRLFPVTARYEGQRFFLRREGVLYATPLFLVLVLVESTDLVFAVDSIPAVYAVTGDPFIVFTSNIFAILGLRALYFVLAGYLGGLRFLKPALAAILVFVGTKMLLVDVYKVPSLASLAVIAGLLAAALLASWRWPKPAPAEVHQPAANR is encoded by the coding sequence GTGTCCGACCTGCTCCCGTGGCTCATCTTCGGCGGCATCGTTGCGGGGATGCTCGCGCTCGACCTCGGCGTCTTTCATCGCGAGGCGCATGCGGTCTCCCGGCGCGAGGCGCTCGCCTGGAGCGTCGCATGGATTGCGCTGGCGCTCGCGTTCAACGCCGGCGTGTTCTTCCTCCGCGGCAGCGATGCGGGGGTGGAGTGGCTAACGGGCTACCTGGTCGAAAAGTCGCTCAGCGTCGACAACGTCTTCGTCTTCCTGCTGATCTTCGGGGCGTTCGCGGTGCCGCCGGCGTACCAGCATCGTGTGCTCTTCTGGGGGATTCTCGGGGCAGTGGTAATGCGGGGGGTGTTGATTGCAGCGGCCGGGTTCCTCATCCACACGCTCCACTTCGTGATTTACGTGTTCGGCGCGTTCCTCATCTTCACGGGGCTCAAGTTCCTGAAGGACCAGGAGCACGCACCGGACCTCGAAACGAACCGGTTTGTGCGACTGACGCGCCGGCTCTTTCCCGTGACGGCCCGGTACGAGGGGCAGCGGTTCTTCCTCCGGCGGGAGGGTGTGCTCTACGCGACGCCGCTCTTCCTGGTGCTGGTGCTGGTGGAGAGCACGGACCTGGTGTTCGCGGTGGACAGCATCCCGGCGGTGTACGCCGTGACGGGCGACCCGTTCATCGTGTTTACGTCGAACATCTTCGCGATCCTTGGGCTGCGGGCGCTCTACTTCGTGCTGGCCGGCTACCTCGGCGGCCTGCGGTTCCTGAAGCCGGCGCTGGCGGCCATCCTCGTGTTTGTCGGGACGAAGATGCTGCTGGTCGATGTGTACAAGGTGCCGTCGCTGGCAAGCCTGGCGGTGATCGCCGGGCTGCTTGCGGCGGCGCTGCTCGCCTCGTGGCGGTGGCCGAAACCGGCGCCCGCCGAAGTCCACCAACCGGCGGCGAACCGTTGA